The segment GCGCGCTGATCGGCCTCGGCAGCCGCCTGTTCAAAAGCTATACGTCGCTGCTGAACTTCGCCTTTGCCGTATATCTCTCGATCTGGACCGAAAGCATGATCTCCTCGCTGTTCCGGGTGCCCGGCAACGCCGCGCCGTACAAATCCGCCGTCACGATGCTGTTCTGTGCGATCCTGGCCTGGGTGCTGCTGATGAAGCTGACCGACCAGCTCATGCCGGAGGAGCGGGAGTTCGTCTTCCCGCCTCTTCTAGACAAGCTCGGCGGCGGGTTCTGCGGTTTTCTCGCCGGAATGGTGCTGATCAACTTCGCCGCCTTCCTGCTCTGCGCCACGCCTCAGAAGACCATCGTCACCGGCTTCGTCTCGCTGCCGGCGCTCGAGCGGGCCAGCGCGGGGAACCTCGTCTCCTTCACGCACCTGATCGACAGCGTGACCTTTCAGAAGTACTCCCGCGGCCAGCGTGCCGAGACGCTCGAGCGGCTGATCCGCCAGGCGGACCCGCCCCCGCCGCCGGAGGAGGAGCAGCCGCCCTCCGTACCCGCCAACCTGAGAAACACAGCCAGCCCGAGGAGGTAGGTCTTCTCCATATAGATCCATATAGACAGCCGGGCTCCGCGAAAGCAGCGTTTTTTGCGGAGCCCGTTTTCATTTGCCGGAAACGAACCGGGCGAGTCGAAAAAAATTCCGAAATTCCGCTGCCGGGGACTTGCACCCTTCTGTATCATACAGCATAATAACAGCAAACACAGTACAGGAGCTGTATGAACCAGAATGCAATGAAACTTGATTTTCTGTATGAAAATCTGAAACGCGAACTCTCTCGGCTGGCGCCCGGCGAACGCTTCCTGTCGGTCCGCGACATCATGCGCGAATATAACGTCAGCCAGCAGATGGTGGAACGGGCGCTCGACCGGTTCACAACCGAAGGGCGGCTCGAGTCGATTCCGCGCAAGGGGTGCTTCATCCCGCGGCCGATCCGCAATCCCGAGGCGGTGCCGCCGACCTACATGGTCGCGGTTCCGAACTGGATATCGCCCGACATCGATGAAATTCAATCCGCGCTCCAGCAGCTTCAGCCGGACTATCCCGACATGCGGCTGCTGCTCTACCGGTTCGATTTCCGCTATGCGATCCCTCCCGAGCTGGCGCTCCGGGCCGAGAACGTGAAGGGCATGCTCCTGATGCCGGGCCGGGTCAACACGCTCGGGGAAACCGACGTGGCCGCGCTGAACGTATTCCGCCGCCACGGCCCGCTCATCGTGCTCTGCCATCACCTTGCGAACTTCAACGTGCCGTCGGTCGGGCTGGACGACATGTTCGCCGGGAACTGCGCCGCCCACCACCTGTACAGCCTCGGGCACAAGAAGATCGGGATTCTGGTCAGTGAACCGCCGAGCAGCATCATCGGCAACCGGGTCTCCGGAATCGAAAATTACGCGCGGCTGCACGACATGGAGGTCGAGGTGATCGACTGCGGCATCCAGGGCGGGGAGGCCGCGCAGGAAAAGACCTACCGTAAATTCGAGCAGGTGATCCGGCGCGGCTTCGACTTCACGGCGCTCGCCGGGATTTCGGGCGACTCCGTCACCGGCGCCCTGAACGCCTGCCACAACTGCGG is part of the Victivallis lenta genome and harbors:
- a CDS encoding substrate-binding domain-containing protein, coding for MNQNAMKLDFLYENLKRELSRLAPGERFLSVRDIMREYNVSQQMVERALDRFTTEGRLESIPRKGCFIPRPIRNPEAVPPTYMVAVPNWISPDIDEIQSALQQLQPDYPDMRLLLYRFDFRYAIPPELALRAENVKGMLLMPGRVNTLGETDVAALNVFRRHGPLIVLCHHLANFNVPSVGLDDMFAGNCAAHHLYSLGHKKIGILVSEPPSSIIGNRVSGIENYARLHDMEVEVIDCGIQGGEAAQEKTYRKFEQVIRRGFDFTALAGISGDSVTGALNACHNCGIAIPDRLSVVVIGNTAVTATCAPPLDTVSVELTEQIRLALEMLSSGHCESRTVQPELVRRNSVTAPDS
- a CDS encoding CvpA family protein, which gives rise to MENLILWGVPVIGALIGLGSRLFKSYTSLLNFAFAVYLSIWTESMISSLFRVPGNAAPYKSAVTMLFCAILAWVLLMKLTDQLMPEEREFVFPPLLDKLGGGFCGFLAGMVLINFAAFLLCATPQKTIVTGFVSLPALERASAGNLVSFTHLIDSVTFQKYSRGQRAETLERLIRQADPPPPPEEEQPPSVPANLRNTASPRR